One genomic region from Myxocyprinus asiaticus isolate MX2 ecotype Aquarium Trade chromosome 27, UBuf_Myxa_2, whole genome shotgun sequence encodes:
- the LOC127418118 gene encoding uncharacterized protein LOC127418118: MASSIRKPSATATQRKRTGPKPELTEEQKQEIREAFDLFDTDGSGTIDVKELKVAMRALGFEPKKEEIKKMIADIDKEGSGAINFSDFLSMMTQKMSEKDSKEEILKAFRLFDDDCTGKISFKNLKRVAKELGENLTDEELQEMIDEADRDGDGEINEQEFLRIMKKTSLY; the protein is encoded by the exons ATG GCGTCCAGCATCAGGAAACCCAGTGCCACGGCCACCCAGCGGAAGAGAACGGGTCCCAAACCAGAGCTGACAGAGGAGCAGAAACAGGAGATCAGAGAGGCTTTCGATCTGTTTGACACAGACGGGTCAGGAACTATAGATGTGAAGGAACTGAAG GTTGCTATGCGAGCTTTGGGCTTTGAACCAAAGAAAGAAGAGATAAAGAAGATGATTGCTGATATTGATAAAGAAGGATCGGGTGCCATCAACTTCAGTGATTTCCTTTCTATGATGACACAGAAAATG AGCGAGAAAGACTCCAAAGAAGAGATCTTGAAAGCTTTCAGACTTTTCGATGATGACTGCACAGGCAAAATCTCTTTCAAAAACCTCAAGCGAGTGGCCAAAGAGCTTGGGGAAAATCTCACAGATGAAGAGCTACAG GAAATGATAGACGAGGCCGATAGAGATGGTGACGGTGAGATTAATGAGCAGGAGTTTTTAAGGATAATGAAAAAGACCAGTCTAtactga